The following are encoded in a window of Neomicrococcus lactis genomic DNA:
- the ppk2 gene encoding polyphosphate kinase 2, translating to MTETKTIAPTLDPKFLGYTVVDDDDDDPILLTPEGNMVETWREDYPYEERMARDQYEFEKRQLQVELLKLQNWVKEHGHRIILVFEGRDAAGKGGTIKRFQEHLNPRGARVVALEKPSERESTQWYYQRYIKHFPSAGEMVMFDRSWYNRAGVERVMNFCTREEYDLFVRQTPAFEKLIVDEGISLIKFWFSVSKSEQLTRFTIRQIDPVRQWKLSPMDIASLDKWDDYTEAKENMFVQTDTQHAPWIVVKSNDKKRARLAAMRHVLSQFEYTGKDHSVVGSPDPKILGPAANVIAEGEEF from the coding sequence GTGACTGAGACTAAAACTATCGCGCCAACCTTGGATCCCAAGTTCTTGGGCTACACGGTGGTGGATGATGACGACGACGATCCCATCCTCCTGACGCCTGAAGGCAACATGGTGGAGACCTGGCGCGAAGACTATCCGTACGAGGAGCGCATGGCGCGCGACCAATACGAATTCGAGAAGCGGCAGCTCCAAGTCGAATTGTTGAAGCTACAGAACTGGGTCAAAGAGCACGGCCACCGCATCATTTTGGTGTTCGAAGGCCGCGACGCCGCCGGTAAGGGCGGCACCATCAAGCGCTTCCAAGAGCACCTTAACCCGCGCGGCGCACGCGTGGTAGCACTCGAAAAGCCCAGCGAGCGCGAGTCTACGCAATGGTATTACCAGCGCTACATCAAGCACTTCCCATCCGCCGGTGAAATGGTCATGTTTGACCGTTCTTGGTACAACCGTGCCGGGGTGGAGCGCGTTATGAATTTCTGCACGCGGGAAGAATATGACCTCTTTGTGCGGCAGACTCCAGCTTTCGAGAAGCTCATTGTTGACGAGGGCATTTCGCTCATCAAGTTCTGGTTCTCCGTGTCCAAATCAGAACAGCTCACGCGCTTCACCATCCGCCAGATTGACCCCGTGCGCCAGTGGAAGCTCTCTCCCATGGACATTGCGTCTTTGGACAAGTGGGACGACTACACCGAGGCCAAAGAGAACATGTTCGTCCAGACGGACACGCAGCATGCTCCATGGATTGTGGTGAAGTCGAACGACAAGAAGCGTGCCCGTCTCGCCGCCATGCGTCACGTGCTCAGCCAATTCGAGTACACCGGCAAGGACCACTCCGTCGTCGGTTCGCCAGATCCTAAGATTCTTGGCCCAGCCGCGAACGTGATTGCCGAGGGCGAAGAGTTCTAG
- the argJ gene encoding bifunctional glutamate N-acetyltransferase/amino-acid acetyltransferase ArgJ codes for MSFLEAFLADNNLPSTVLLGVADPQGFRAAGVPAGLKSTGKPDVSLVVNDGPLHNAAAVFTTNRVAAAPVLWSKQAVSDGRADAVLLNSGGANACTGAEGFQNTHASAEKTAELLGISAGDVLVCSTGLIGEQLPMDKIFAGATDAHAQLASGEAASASAAAGIMTTDTVSKRAGFEGAGYRIGGMAKGAGMLAPALATMLVVITTDAVLEPAQLDEALRAATAVSFDRADADGCMSTNDTVILMASGASGVAPDLEEFTKGLTSTCVDLALQLMHDAEGASHEVAVRTFNAASVEDALEVSRAVSRSNLFKTAIFGNDPNWGRVLSATGTTKAAFEPENLNVFMNGVQVCRNGGLGEDRSNVDLTGRTVTVDIDLGVGDAEATIWTNDLTHEYVHENSAYSS; via the coding sequence ATGAGTTTCTTAGAAGCATTTCTTGCAGACAACAACTTGCCTTCCACCGTCCTCTTGGGCGTTGCGGATCCGCAGGGATTCCGCGCCGCCGGCGTTCCTGCAGGCTTAAAGTCCACGGGTAAGCCGGATGTGTCCCTCGTGGTCAACGATGGCCCACTGCACAACGCGGCAGCCGTCTTCACCACCAACCGCGTTGCCGCAGCACCTGTGCTGTGGTCGAAGCAGGCTGTTTCTGACGGTCGTGCGGACGCTGTGCTCTTGAACTCTGGTGGAGCCAACGCATGCACGGGTGCCGAGGGCTTCCAGAACACCCACGCTTCGGCAGAGAAGACGGCGGAGCTCTTGGGCATTTCCGCCGGCGACGTCTTGGTGTGCTCCACCGGTTTGATCGGCGAGCAGCTGCCGATGGACAAGATCTTCGCTGGCGCGACGGATGCTCACGCACAGTTGGCCTCCGGTGAGGCCGCTAGTGCAAGCGCTGCCGCGGGCATCATGACCACGGATACCGTGTCCAAGCGTGCTGGTTTTGAAGGCGCCGGCTACCGCATCGGCGGCATGGCCAAGGGTGCCGGTATGTTGGCGCCTGCTCTGGCCACCATGTTGGTAGTTATCACCACGGATGCCGTGCTGGAACCTGCGCAGCTTGATGAGGCGCTCCGTGCCGCGACGGCCGTGAGCTTTGACCGCGCAGATGCCGATGGTTGCATGTCCACGAATGACACCGTGATCTTGATGGCCTCTGGCGCTTCTGGAGTCGCCCCGGATCTCGAAGAATTCACCAAGGGCCTGACGTCGACGTGCGTTGATCTCGCGTTGCAGCTCATGCACGACGCCGAAGGCGCCTCCCACGAGGTCGCGGTGCGTACGTTCAACGCTGCTTCCGTAGAGGACGCACTCGAGGTGTCTCGCGCAGTGAGCCGTTCCAACCTGTTCAAGACGGCCATCTTCGGCAATGACCCCAACTGGGGCCGCGTCTTGTCCGCAACAGGCACCACCAAGGCAGCCTTTGAGCCGGAGAACCTCAACGTCTTCATGAATGGCGTCCAGGTGTGCCGAAACGGCGGACTCGGCGAGGACCGTTCCAACGTGGACCTCACCGGACGCACGGTGACTGTCGATATCGATCTCGGCGTCGGCGATGCCGAAGCGACCATCTGGACCAACGACCTCACCCACGAATACGTGCACGAGAACTCCGCGTACTCGAGCTAA
- a CDS encoding quinone oxidoreductase family protein, translating to MMKAISVSQAGGPEVLQYTDVADPTPGPGQVLIETFGTGVNFIETYERSGVYNISYPAILGTEGAGRVVALGEGVTNVQVGDRVATAQGISTYAELFLAEAGRVVVVPDNVSDTVAAALPLQGMTAHYLTNSTFPVKAGDVALTYAGAGGVGLLLTQILKLKGATVITTASTPEKRELAKGAGADYVLEYDDIPGKVREITNGRGADVVYDGVGKDTFDGSLASLRTRGMLVLFGGASGQVPPVNLQRFNAAGSLFFSRPTLKDYLLDAEEVSWRGNELFSLVAQGKLDVRVGGSYPLSDAKKAHQDLESRGTTGKLVLVP from the coding sequence ATCATGAAAGCTATTAGCGTGTCCCAAGCGGGCGGACCCGAGGTTCTTCAATACACCGACGTTGCCGATCCGACCCCCGGCCCCGGCCAGGTCCTCATTGAGACCTTCGGCACCGGCGTCAACTTCATTGAAACGTATGAGCGCAGTGGCGTCTACAACATTTCTTACCCGGCCATTTTGGGTACGGAAGGCGCCGGACGCGTGGTGGCGCTCGGCGAGGGCGTGACGAACGTTCAGGTTGGCGATCGCGTGGCGACCGCGCAGGGCATCAGCACGTATGCCGAACTTTTCTTGGCTGAGGCCGGGCGCGTTGTGGTTGTTCCTGACAACGTCAGCGACACCGTGGCCGCGGCGCTCCCCCTCCAGGGCATGACGGCGCACTACCTGACCAATTCCACGTTCCCCGTTAAAGCGGGAGACGTCGCGTTGACGTACGCGGGAGCCGGCGGCGTGGGATTGCTGCTGACTCAGATCCTCAAGCTCAAGGGCGCAACCGTGATTACGACTGCGTCTACCCCGGAAAAGCGCGAGCTCGCGAAGGGCGCTGGCGCGGATTACGTACTCGAATATGACGACATTCCTGGCAAGGTGCGCGAAATCACGAATGGTCGCGGCGCCGACGTGGTGTACGACGGCGTGGGTAAGGATACGTTCGACGGTTCACTTGCGTCTTTGCGCACGCGAGGCATGCTAGTTCTCTTTGGTGGCGCTTCAGGACAGGTGCCTCCAGTGAACCTGCAACGCTTCAACGCGGCAGGCTCTTTGTTCTTCAGCCGCCCCACCCTCAAGGACTACCTTTTGGACGCCGAAGAGGTCTCCTGGCGCGGGAATGAGCTGTTTTCCCTAGTGGCACAAGGTAAACTGGATGTCCGCGTCGGTGGTTCGTATCCACTGAGCGACGCGAAGAAGGCGCATCAGGATCTTGAGTCACGTGGCACCACGGGCAAACTAGTCTTAGTTCCGTAA
- the argC gene encoding N-acetyl-gamma-glutamyl-phosphate reductase, which translates to MRLRVAVSGASGYAGGEVLRLLSQHPEVEIGAITAHSNAGQKLGSLQPHLFSLADRVLEDTTAEVLSGHDVVFLALPHGASGGIAAQLPENTLIIDAGADHRLESADAWMQFYGSEHAGTWPYGLPELPGQRDKLRGVKRIAVPGCYPTSAQLSLVPGFAAGLLEPADVVIVSASGTSGAGKSLKPHLLGSEVMNGMSPYGVGGVHRHTPEMEQGFSAAAGEPVTVSFTPTLAPMPRGIITTATARLKDKSVDPARVRQAWVDAYADEKFVHVLPEGQWPSTKMVIGSNHVALQLAVDARVGRVVVTTVIDNLTKGTAGGAVQSMNIALGLEETLGLNGVGLAP; encoded by the coding sequence ATGAGATTACGGGTGGCTGTATCAGGTGCCTCTGGTTATGCAGGTGGCGAAGTGTTGCGATTGCTTTCGCAGCACCCTGAAGTAGAAATCGGCGCGATCACCGCGCATAGCAACGCGGGCCAGAAACTGGGCTCGCTCCAACCGCATTTGTTCTCCCTTGCGGATCGAGTGCTTGAAGACACCACTGCCGAGGTTCTCTCGGGTCACGACGTGGTCTTCTTGGCGCTGCCGCACGGAGCCTCCGGCGGAATCGCCGCGCAGCTTCCGGAGAACACCTTGATCATTGACGCCGGCGCGGATCACCGTCTCGAATCGGCCGACGCCTGGATGCAGTTCTACGGTTCCGAGCACGCTGGCACGTGGCCTTACGGACTTCCCGAGCTACCCGGCCAGCGTGACAAGTTACGCGGTGTGAAGCGAATCGCCGTTCCTGGTTGCTACCCCACGAGCGCTCAGTTGTCGCTCGTCCCAGGCTTCGCAGCCGGATTGCTGGAACCCGCAGACGTCGTGATCGTGTCCGCGTCCGGAACCTCCGGCGCCGGCAAATCTCTCAAGCCGCACTTGCTGGGCTCCGAGGTCATGAACGGCATGAGCCCGTACGGCGTGGGCGGCGTGCACCGCCACACCCCGGAAATGGAGCAAGGCTTTAGCGCCGCAGCGGGGGAGCCGGTGACGGTTTCCTTCACGCCTACTCTTGCGCCGATGCCTCGCGGAATTATTACGACGGCGACTGCTCGCCTTAAGGACAAGTCAGTAGACCCAGCCCGCGTGCGTCAGGCATGGGTGGATGCGTACGCCGACGAGAAGTTTGTGCACGTGTTGCCGGAAGGTCAGTGGCCAAGCACCAAGATGGTCATCGGTTCCAACCACGTCGCTTTGCAGCTTGCCGTGGATGCGCGCGTAGGACGCGTCGTCGTCACCACCGTCATCGACAACCTCACGAAGGGCACCGCTGGCGGTGCCGTCCAATCAATGAACATTGCGCTGGGCCTCGAAGAGACTCTAGGCCTGAACGGAGTAGGACTCGCCCCATGA
- a CDS encoding Pls/PosA family non-ribosomal peptide synthetase has translation MTTSPVYPPQFPGSERAPEERTLVDILAATASAYPDAAALDDGQTELTYSELLSAIKATARNLHEAGIGAGDRVGIRIPSGSKELYIAILATLWIGAAYVPVDADDPDERAKTVFSEANVRGIMRGSSAKIVVPKGLPKPHPSPRLPRLDDDAWIIFTSGSTGTPKGVAVSHRSAAAFVDAEARIFLNKEPLGPGDRVLAGLSVAFDASCEEMWLAWRHGACLVPAPRSLVRSGMDLGPWLITKGITAVSTVPTLAALWPAEALENVRLLIFGGEACPPELAARLATEDRELWNTYGPTEATVVACAARMNGDGPIRIGLPLDGWDLAVVNEEGIPVADGESGQLIIGGVGLARYLDAEKDAEKYAPFPTLGWERAYRSGDLVVNDPEGLLFLGRMDEQVKLGGRRIELGEIDAAMQALPGIHGAAAAVKTTAAGNQILVGYLAPEASLIDSYDVGSARDQLSEVLPAPLIPLLTVVDSLPTKTSGKVDRNALPWPLTGAAQTDTSFDLNSLDESSRFVAESWGNVLGTPVASLDDDFFTAGGGSLSAAQLVSVLRQRYQEVTVGDIYSHARVGSLIEFVTGSAASAPVEPRDVARTERKAQFFQTLMSVPLFVLVGMRWLTYLMAGNNLLAMWGILPAAPQVSWWWVLALWVVFVSPFGRMGMAVLSARLLLRGLKPGTYQRSGKWHLRLWLAEHIADLIDPVSLASAPWVPYYARALGAKIGQDVNLHSVPPVTGMLTVGRGASIEPEVDLSGYWIDGDKVHVGAVKVGAFANVGTRSTLMPGSVVGDYAEVHPGSAVEGHIKGSFAYAGSPARRAGKAKTPWPEEAVPTGWWRTALFGAASAVFALLPFVSVVAAVAVILPFLDGNLSLAHSWARVFAVVPLAAVVWFLTNLVVIMLTVRFLGLFIHEGWHPVRSKTGWAVWATERLLDMARDLLFPIYASLFTPIWLRLLGAKVGENVEASTVLLVPKMTTIGSGAFLADDTMVASYELGGGWMHVAPAKVGKKSFLGNSGIAAAGRRVPKNSLVAVLSATPNKAKAGSSWLGSPPTRLRRTNVEANVELTYKPPMKLKLMRSAWELCRAIPMIVTVAIAAGVLMAIDLIAERTNYLVAALLSGAVLVLAGAVAGLIAVLAKWLLVGRIKPGEHPLWSSFIWRNEVVDVFIEMVCAPWFARTASGTPALVWWLRALGAKIGHGVWCESYWLPEADLVTLGDSSTVNRGTVVQTHLFHDRVMAIDTVVLQDGATMGPHGVILPAAELASSATVGPASLVMRGESIPASTYWMGNPVHPWAGPTYINPQTGAPLHR, from the coding sequence GTGACCACTTCGCCCGTTTATCCACCACAATTTCCGGGTTCTGAGCGTGCACCAGAAGAGCGCACGCTCGTTGACATCCTCGCAGCGACTGCGAGCGCATATCCTGACGCAGCGGCCCTTGATGACGGCCAGACGGAATTGACGTATTCCGAACTTCTGAGCGCCATCAAGGCCACTGCGCGGAACCTACATGAGGCTGGCATTGGAGCTGGCGACCGCGTGGGTATTCGGATCCCCTCGGGGTCCAAGGAGCTTTACATCGCCATTTTGGCGACCCTCTGGATTGGCGCGGCCTATGTTCCCGTCGATGCTGATGATCCTGACGAACGCGCCAAGACGGTGTTCTCCGAGGCAAATGTTCGCGGCATCATGCGCGGAAGCTCCGCAAAAATCGTGGTGCCAAAGGGCCTTCCGAAGCCACACCCCTCTCCTCGTTTGCCACGCCTCGATGACGATGCGTGGATTATTTTTACGTCCGGTTCCACGGGCACGCCGAAGGGTGTTGCCGTGTCCCACCGTTCGGCAGCGGCGTTCGTTGACGCCGAGGCTCGCATCTTCCTGAACAAGGAACCTCTGGGCCCGGGCGACCGAGTTCTCGCCGGCCTCTCCGTAGCTTTTGATGCTTCGTGTGAGGAAATGTGGCTGGCATGGCGCCACGGTGCGTGCCTGGTTCCTGCCCCACGCTCGTTGGTGCGTTCCGGCATGGACTTGGGCCCATGGCTCATCACCAAGGGCATCACTGCGGTGTCTACCGTTCCTACATTGGCTGCCCTCTGGCCGGCCGAGGCTCTCGAGAATGTTCGCTTGCTGATTTTCGGTGGCGAAGCATGCCCTCCTGAATTGGCTGCACGTTTGGCTACCGAAGACCGCGAACTGTGGAACACCTACGGCCCTACGGAAGCAACCGTGGTGGCTTGTGCCGCGCGGATGAACGGCGACGGACCTATCCGCATCGGCTTGCCGTTGGATGGTTGGGACCTCGCGGTAGTCAACGAAGAAGGCATCCCGGTGGCTGACGGTGAATCCGGTCAGCTCATCATCGGCGGCGTGGGTCTTGCGCGCTATCTTGACGCCGAAAAGGACGCTGAGAAGTACGCGCCGTTCCCCACCTTGGGCTGGGAACGCGCCTACCGCTCCGGCGACTTAGTGGTCAACGATCCCGAGGGCTTGCTGTTCTTGGGCCGCATGGATGAGCAGGTCAAGCTCGGTGGACGCCGCATTGAACTCGGCGAAATTGATGCCGCTATGCAAGCCTTGCCAGGCATTCATGGCGCGGCAGCTGCCGTGAAGACCACGGCGGCGGGTAACCAAATCTTGGTGGGCTACCTCGCTCCGGAAGCATCTTTGATCGACTCCTACGATGTCGGCAGCGCGCGTGATCAGCTCTCCGAGGTTTTGCCAGCACCGCTGATTCCGCTGCTCACCGTGGTGGATTCCTTGCCGACCAAGACGAGCGGCAAGGTTGATCGCAATGCGTTGCCGTGGCCGCTGACCGGCGCAGCTCAGACGGATACGTCTTTTGATCTGAATAGCCTCGACGAGTCCTCTCGATTCGTTGCCGAATCTTGGGGCAACGTCCTGGGCACCCCAGTTGCTAGCCTCGACGATGATTTCTTCACCGCGGGCGGCGGCTCGTTGTCCGCGGCTCAGTTGGTGTCCGTACTGCGTCAGCGGTACCAAGAAGTCACCGTGGGCGATATCTACTCGCACGCTCGGGTGGGTTCGCTCATTGAATTTGTCACCGGTAGCGCGGCATCTGCCCCAGTGGAACCTCGCGATGTTGCCCGCACCGAGCGCAAGGCCCAGTTCTTCCAGACGCTCATGAGCGTTCCGCTCTTCGTCCTGGTTGGCATGCGCTGGCTGACATATTTGATGGCTGGCAACAACCTGCTGGCCATGTGGGGCATCTTGCCGGCGGCACCGCAAGTGTCCTGGTGGTGGGTCCTGGCTCTTTGGGTTGTCTTCGTATCTCCTTTCGGACGCATGGGAATGGCCGTTCTTTCGGCTCGCCTATTGCTACGCGGACTCAAGCCCGGCACGTATCAGCGTTCCGGAAAGTGGCACTTGCGCTTGTGGCTCGCCGAGCACATCGCAGACCTCATTGACCCGGTCTCTCTCGCGTCTGCTCCTTGGGTTCCGTATTACGCTCGGGCGCTCGGCGCGAAGATTGGCCAGGACGTCAATCTGCACTCCGTACCGCCGGTCACCGGAATGCTCACGGTAGGCCGTGGCGCCTCGATCGAGCCGGAAGTTGATCTCTCCGGTTACTGGATCGACGGCGACAAGGTTCACGTGGGTGCAGTCAAGGTTGGCGCTTTTGCTAACGTCGGCACGCGCTCCACGCTGATGCCAGGATCCGTTGTTGGAGACTACGCCGAGGTCCATCCCGGCTCCGCCGTTGAAGGCCACATCAAGGGCAGCTTCGCCTACGCTGGCTCCCCTGCCCGCCGCGCAGGCAAGGCAAAGACCCCGTGGCCAGAAGAAGCCGTTCCCACCGGTTGGTGGCGCACCGCGCTCTTTGGCGCAGCCTCCGCAGTGTTCGCCCTGTTGCCTTTTGTCTCGGTCGTTGCAGCCGTCGCCGTTATCCTCCCGTTCTTGGACGGAAACCTGTCCTTGGCTCACTCTTGGGCACGAGTCTTCGCCGTGGTTCCCCTCGCCGCTGTGGTGTGGTTCTTGACGAATCTCGTGGTCATCATGCTGACAGTGCGCTTCTTGGGACTGTTCATCCACGAAGGCTGGCATCCCGTACGCAGCAAGACCGGCTGGGCAGTCTGGGCCACCGAGCGTTTGCTGGACATGGCACGCGACTTGTTGTTCCCGATCTACGCTTCGCTCTTCACCCCGATCTGGCTCCGCTTGCTCGGCGCCAAAGTCGGCGAGAACGTTGAAGCCTCGACGGTTCTTTTGGTTCCAAAAATGACCACGATTGGTTCCGGCGCCTTCTTGGCCGACGACACCATGGTGGCGTCCTACGAACTCGGTGGCGGCTGGATGCACGTGGCTCCAGCGAAGGTTGGTAAAAAGTCCTTCTTGGGCAACTCCGGCATCGCTGCCGCAGGTCGCCGCGTTCCGAAGAACTCCCTCGTGGCGGTGCTTTCAGCAACGCCGAATAAGGCGAAGGCCGGTTCCTCGTGGCTCGGTTCCCCTCCCACCCGTTTGCGCCGTACCAACGTCGAAGCGAACGTGGAGCTCACGTACAAGCCACCAATGAAGCTCAAGCTCATGCGTTCCGCGTGGGAGCTGTGCCGCGCTATCCCGATGATAGTCACCGTTGCCATCGCCGCCGGCGTACTGATGGCCATTGACCTGATTGCCGAACGCACCAACTACTTGGTGGCCGCATTGCTCTCCGGCGCGGTATTGGTCCTCGCGGGTGCCGTTGCGGGCCTCATCGCGGTCCTCGCGAAGTGGCTCTTGGTAGGCCGCATCAAGCCAGGCGAACACCCACTCTGGAGCTCCTTCATCTGGCGCAACGAAGTCGTCGACGTCTTCATTGAAATGGTCTGCGCTCCATGGTTCGCTCGCACCGCGTCCGGCACACCTGCACTCGTGTGGTGGTTGCGTGCGCTCGGCGCGAAGATTGGTCACGGCGTGTGGTGCGAAAGCTACTGGCTCCCCGAGGCTGACCTCGTCACGCTTGGCGATTCCAGCACCGTCAACCGTGGCACCGTGGTGCAGACGCACCTCTTCCACGACCGCGTCATGGCCATCGATACGGTGGTCTTGCAAGACGGCGCCACGATGGGCCCCCACGGCGTGATCCTTCCAGCCGCCGAACTGGCCAGCTCCGCCACCGTGGGTCCTGCTTCGCTCGTCATGCGCGGAGAATCCATTCCCGCTTCCACTTACTGGATGGGTAACCCTGTCCACCCGTGGGCCGGTCCTACATACATCAACCCTCAGACGGGAGCTCCGCTTCACAGATGA
- a CDS encoding 4'-phosphopantetheinyl transferase family protein, with product MNIDAEIFPVSQYDAAALVLARELPDTWLTRAEQERAASLGASGARFVAGRLLARQLASTMLQLPAEELTIQTSCATCSSTLHGTPELVLTRSDAPGFVKYQAPRWAMSVSRSETHVLVGLVTTPRQQLDGRVSIGVDLTSTDTKGESTLRALDVSFFEEEGLWSVPTRAQWWAMKEALGKARGTGIVPTVPNIFDPGGFTPADINRAHVSPAMPSVPGHVSCGVVLYEKSGELELERRQLFLK from the coding sequence GTGAACATCGACGCGGAAATTTTCCCGGTTTCCCAATACGACGCCGCAGCTCTCGTCCTAGCTCGCGAGCTTCCGGACACGTGGCTCACCCGGGCCGAACAGGAACGTGCCGCTTCCTTGGGCGCTTCCGGGGCACGATTCGTCGCAGGCCGTTTGTTGGCGCGCCAGCTGGCGAGCACGATGCTCCAGCTTCCGGCCGAAGAGCTCACGATTCAGACGTCGTGTGCCACGTGCAGTTCCACGCTCCACGGGACGCCGGAGCTAGTGCTGACACGATCTGACGCCCCAGGATTCGTTAAGTACCAAGCACCGCGATGGGCCATGAGCGTATCCCGCTCTGAGACCCATGTGCTCGTCGGCCTGGTGACGACGCCTCGCCAACAACTAGATGGCCGCGTGTCCATCGGCGTTGACCTGACGAGCACTGACACGAAAGGCGAGAGCACGCTACGAGCACTCGATGTTTCTTTCTTCGAGGAGGAGGGCCTCTGGTCCGTTCCCACGCGCGCGCAGTGGTGGGCCATGAAAGAAGCCCTCGGGAAGGCGCGGGGAACCGGCATCGTGCCGACCGTCCCTAACATCTTCGATCCCGGTGGATTCACCCCTGCAGACATCAACCGCGCTCACGTGAGCCCCGCCATGCCAAGCGTGCCCGGGCACGTGAGCTGCGGCGTCGTACTGTATGAAAAATCCGGCGAATTAGAACTGGAACGGCGGCAACTTTTCCTCAAATAG
- a CDS encoding M1 family metallopeptidase: MSPKKKATRANNAPLIPDPYLPTAGSNGYSVAHYDIELEASLAGNRLDGHAVITARAEEKLTKVELDLVGLTVVRVNVDGNKVKKFSTKNDKLVIQLPSALSVGEKFVVDVRYGGNPQPRRGKWGEVGWEELTDGVLVAGQPNGAPTWFPCNDHPSQKATYRISVSTDADYRAVANGKLVNHSRKSSREVWTYEVRHPMATYLATIQIGRYNLVDIGRTQVGAKTTVQRAAVAPSLLAATKRAFAKQPDMIAAFSKMFGPYPFTEYQVVIADDVLEIPLEAQGMSIFGRNHLTTGWESQRLIAHELSHQWFGNSLTVSRWDDIWLHEGFACYAEWLWSEASGDVNAHTRARRAWAGLSVLEQDITVGDPGPEDLFDDRVYKRGALALHALRRSMGDQRFFGMMRDWTRRKFHDNVTYRQFVKHVDSHGPRGFSAKAVLKPWLFEEKLPPFQF, encoded by the coding sequence ATGAGTCCTAAGAAAAAAGCAACCCGAGCCAACAACGCACCGTTGATCCCTGACCCGTACCTGCCCACAGCCGGTAGTAACGGGTACTCGGTAGCGCACTATGACATCGAGCTCGAAGCCTCGCTCGCCGGCAACCGCCTCGACGGCCACGCCGTCATCACGGCGCGCGCCGAGGAAAAGCTCACGAAGGTCGAACTCGACCTCGTCGGCCTGACCGTGGTGCGAGTGAACGTGGACGGCAACAAGGTCAAGAAGTTCTCCACCAAGAATGACAAGCTGGTCATCCAGCTCCCCTCCGCGTTGAGCGTGGGCGAGAAGTTTGTGGTGGACGTTCGTTACGGCGGCAACCCGCAGCCGCGCCGCGGTAAGTGGGGCGAGGTCGGTTGGGAAGAGCTGACGGACGGCGTGCTGGTTGCAGGCCAGCCCAATGGCGCTCCCACCTGGTTCCCGTGCAACGACCATCCGAGCCAGAAGGCGACGTACCGGATCTCCGTTTCCACGGATGCTGATTATCGTGCCGTCGCCAACGGCAAACTGGTCAACCACTCGCGCAAGTCCAGCCGCGAAGTGTGGACCTACGAGGTACGGCATCCTATGGCCACGTATCTCGCGACCATCCAGATTGGCCGCTATAACCTCGTGGACATTGGCCGCACCCAGGTGGGCGCGAAGACCACCGTTCAGCGCGCGGCCGTTGCGCCGTCGCTCTTGGCCGCCACGAAGCGTGCTTTCGCGAAGCAGCCGGACATGATTGCTGCCTTCTCCAAGATGTTTGGCCCATACCCCTTCACGGAATACCAAGTGGTCATCGCCGATGATGTTCTCGAGATCCCCCTCGAGGCACAGGGCATGTCCATTTTCGGCCGCAATCATTTGACCACCGGCTGGGAGTCGCAGCGCCTGATCGCTCACGAGCTATCCCACCAGTGGTTCGGCAATTCCCTCACGGTGAGCCGCTGGGATGACATTTGGCTCCACGAAGGCTTCGCGTGTTATGCCGAATGGTTGTGGTCTGAGGCTTCTGGCGACGTGAACGCTCACACGCGCGCACGCCGCGCTTGGGCTGGCCTCTCGGTTCTGGAACAAGACATCACCGTGGGCGATCCAGGCCCCGAGGATCTCTTCGACGACCGCGTCTACAAGCGCGGCGCTCTGGCCCTCCACGCGCTGCGCCGCAGCATGGGTGACCAGAGATTCTTCGGCATGATGCGCGACTGGACCCGCCGCAAATTCCATGACAACGTCACCTACCGGCAGTTCGTCAAGCACGTCGATTCCCACGGTCCGCGCGGTTTCTCTGCGAAGGCCGTCTTGAAGCCGTGGCTATTTGAGGAAAAGTTGCCGCCGTTCCAGTTCTAA